A portion of the Amyelois transitella isolate CPQ chromosome 2, ilAmyTran1.1, whole genome shotgun sequence genome contains these proteins:
- the LOC106143599 gene encoding G-protein coupled receptor 179, which yields MRVVCGCAALVLALALGRAGAAPAEPRATPATASAATLCDLLVLRNKPPMPANLREHEATVVHTARALAELVEQGAANETRAAVLARAACRTPLSPPPAAVALGVPQLHLGVLYIAEPPRLIVFQQNSSVTLRQFWRTLASAWNASSVLWSNAWFSCDADDWGWWGGAAAARGVGAARAAAAIFRRLPALPCEDSMHEWLGGPPLCDHATTDCEALPTLEPGEKRLEYRCKCRAEHWHVGGSGWLSGTILSADDSGGLACTPCGVDSNAAACLADVYRAALLAANLAGMLICVVIGLIIFKKRKCKAVAMGMWTVLEVVLLGALLMYASAASQYISVAQWRCIAGAWLRELGFVACYGSVVLRLWVLLAEFRTRKAHRWTPRDSEVLRVVGAMISGAACYLAAFTATAACDEDGGESCARAAWHHVTAAAELLLLAAGARIAYAARNANVPFQERGWLATALACEAVCGVAWRCAALAGAAPERSPLAAAARAQLSAGAALACVLAPRLWHGYRARSLAQEVSRRGPAEGFGVEGEEEPTSEEVRAELKRLYVQLEILRNKTLRRDNPHISKRRGGRKPPHRRFSLQKKGSREKALQARRGGKGKSGGSASVVEASEAGDVSRTPEDSVCSNEGPSHYTDGDTQA from the exons AACCTACGTGAGCATGAAGCAACAGTGGTCCACACTGCACGCGCCCTCGCCGAGCTGGTGGAGCAGGGCGCTGCCAACGAAACCCGCGCCGCCGTGCTCGCCCGCGCCGCCTGCCGCACGCCCCTCTCCCCGCCCCCCGCCGCCGTCGCTCTCGGAGTCCCGCAGTTACACCTCGGCGTCCTTTACATCGCAGAACCGCCACGCCTTATTGTCTTCCAACAAAACAGCTCCGTCACATTAAGACAATTCTGGAGGACGTTAGCGTCAGCGTGGAATGCTAGTTCAGTGCTGTGGTCGAATGCGTGGTTTTCTTGTGATGCCGACGACTGGGGCTGGTGGGggggcgcggcggcggcgcggggggtgggggcggcgcgggcggcggcggccaTCTTCCGCCGGTTGCCAGCGTTGCCCTGCGAGGACAGCATGCACGAGTGGCTGGGTGGGCCGCCGCTGTGCGACCATGCCACAACAGACTGCGAAGCTTTACCAACTCTTGAACCTGGAGAAAAAAGACTGGag TACCGGTGCAAATGCCGAGCCGAGCACTGGCACGTGGGCGGGTCGGGCTGGCTGAGCGGCACCATCCTCTCCGCGGACGACTCGGGCGGGCTGGCGTgcaccccttgcggggtagacagcaaCGCGGCCGCCTGCCTCGCCGACGTGTACCGCGCCGCGCTGCTGGCCGCCAATCTCGCGGGGATGCTCATCTGTGTCGTTATAGGACTCATCATTTTTAAGAAGAGGAAGTGTAAA gCGGTGGCAATGGGCATGTGGACTGTATTGGAGGTGGTGTTACTCGGCGCCTTGTTGATGTACGCGTCG GCAGCATCGCAGTATATCTCAGTGGCTCAGTGGCGCTGCATAGCAGGGGCGTGGCTTCGAGAACTCGGATTCGTGGCGTGCTACGGCTCGGTGGTGCTGCGGTTGTGGGTTCTCCTGGCTGAATTCCGAACCAGGAAAGCTCATCGGTGGACGCCCAGGGACTCGGAG GTCCTCAGAGTTGTGGGAGCTATGATATCCGGCGCGGCGTGCTACCTAGCTGCGTTTACGGCGACGGCAGCGTGCGACGAGGACGGCGGCGAgagctgcgcgcgcgccgcctgGCACCACGTCACCGCGGCAGCAGAGCTGCTGCTGCTGGCGGCTGGGGCTAGGATAGCGTATGCGGCGAGGAACGCTAATGTGCCATTCCAG GAGCGTGGATGGCTGGCTACAGCGCTGGCGTGCGAGGCCGTGTGCGGCGTGGCGTGGCGCTGCGCGGCCCTTGCCGGCGCGGCGCCCGAGCGATCCCCGctcgcggcggcggcgcgtgcGCAACTCTCTGCGGGTGCGGCTCTAGCTTGTGTGTTAGCGCCGAGATTGTGGCACGGGTATAGAGCGAGATCGCTTGCACAAGAA GTATCGAGACGGGGTCCAGCTGAGGGCTTCGGCGTGGAGGGTGAAGAGGAGCCGACCTCAGAGGAAGTGAGAGCAGAATTGAAGAGGTTGTACGTCCAGCTGGAGATACTGAGAAACAAGACGCTACGACGCGACAACCCACACATTAGCAAGCGACGGGGCGGAAGGAAACCTCCGCACAGGCGGTTCTCCTTACAG AAAAAGGGCAGCCGAGAGAAG GCACTGCAAGCGCGTCGTGGCGGGAAAGGTAAAAGTGGTGGCAGCGCTAGCGTGGTGGAAGCCAGCGAGGCGGGAGACGTGTCTCGGACTCCTGAAGACTCTGTCTGCTCCAACGAGGGCCCTTCCCACTACACCGATGGAGACACGCAGGCGTGA